Proteins encoded by one window of Arachis ipaensis cultivar K30076 chromosome B04, Araip1.1, whole genome shotgun sequence:
- the LOC107639812 gene encoding uncharacterized protein LOC107639812: MAGTGIASTGIVLEALRKDNYENWSALVENYLVGQGLWHGIVEADPKKPDHNSEKDDEWRVKNAKALHAIQLACGSENLSKIRTFKKAREAWNHLKISFSEDVRAFPDIEQGHGGSEASYYGLHDNVMRGQWDEAKSLINSNPDDIFEIASSTGRTVLHIAVASGQEEIAKELVSMGNKRLLKMQDKRGYTALALAAKLTDNVDMAERMVRKGGKELLTIQTKAGDDDGKTRNDPKNDTNGDAESTGNKTTTDEDGEEGETNEKKGEDGHDDGNKANDRKMEGDGVEDEDVNKGKGEIPVLLASASGHKKMTRYLFSQTPIDVLFDNGCHYCLMLLKRCISAEIFDIPALLLQHRRYEEIPLTNNPKELQQLVHALAHMPSSFPSGIQLSRWQQFIYNSTKPQAHMVLNEKRIKILLYAEAEDDNSFSNSWADFIATHPLGRIFRAISVLLLVKQLSALLEQVKHVAQTIILRKLPGSEKIYDMKKDHHLVLEILRCLSMRISGLSEARIHECSAYDTMLQAAKSGIIEIIKSMRHANPNLLWAMDKNRRDIFSHAILNRQEKVYRLIHEIGGRREMFASRLDVFNNNLLHLAAELGPSSDLGSRSNAALQMQRELHWYMAVAEIVPPKCKEAKNADGKKPREVFTKNHEDLLKSGEKWARDTAGSFTLVGTLIITIMFAAAFTVPGGNDQNSGIPIFLKKRTFIFNIFILADAVSLITSSSSVLIFIGILTSRYAEKDFLRSLPLKLLFGLITLFFSVASMMIAFVSALSMMLKGYRGVVIAAMSLAIIPVLVLIPTLLTLSLEILKSTLKPNLLTAMKKKKKSPA, translated from the exons ATGGCAGGAACTGGTATTGCGTCAACAGGGATCGTACTTGAAGCACTGAGAAAAGATAATTACGAGAATTGGAGCGCTCTGGTGGAGAACTATCTTGTAGGGCAAGGCCTCTGGCATGGAATTGTTGAGGCTGATCCAAAAAAACCAGATCACAATAGCGAAAAAGATGACGAGTGGAGAGTGAAGAACGCAAAGGCTTTACACGCCATTCAACTGGCGTGTGGGTCGGAGAATCTGTCGAAAATAAGAACATTCAAGAAAGCCAGGGAAGCATGGAATCACTTAAAGATCTCCTTCAGCGAGGACGTTAGAGCGTTCCCAGATATCGAGCAAGGACACGGCGGTAGTGAAGCATCTTATTACGGTCTCCACGATAACGTGATGAGAGGCCAGTGGGATGAAGCGAAATCTTTAATCAACAGTAACcctgatgatattttcgaaattgCATCCTCTACGGGGAGGACGGTACTTCACATTGCAGTGGCTTCAGGGCAAGAGGAGATTGCGAAGGAGTTGGTTAGCATGGGGAACAAACGGTTGCTGAAGATGCAAGACAAAAGGGGATACACGGCTCTTGCTCTTGCTGCTAAATTAACCGACAATGTAGACATGGCAGAGAGGATGGTTCGTAAAGGGGGAAAGGAGCTGCTAACCATCCAAACCAAAGCCGGTGATGACGACGGAAAAACTAGAAATGATCCTAAAAATGATACAAACGGTGATGCTGAATCAACCGGTAACAAGACTACTACTGATGAGGATGGTGAAGAAGGTGAAACAAACGAGAAAAAGGGGGAGGATGGCCACGACGATGGTAATAAAGCAAATGATCGGAAAATGGAGGGGGATGGGGTTGAGGATGAGGATGTTAACAAAGGCAAAGGGGAGATTCCGGTACTTTTAGCATCAGCGAGTGGTCACAAAAAGATGACTAGGTATCTCTTCTCCCAAACTCCCATTGACGTTCTCTTCGATAACGGTTGCCACTACTGCCTTATGCTTCTCAAACGATGCATCTCTGCTGAAATATTTG ATATTCCCGCCTTACTGCTCCAACACCGACGTTATGAGGAGATACCTCTGACTAATAACCCCAAAGAACTTCAGCAATTGGTACATGCATTAGCTCACATGCCTTCATCATTTCCCAGTGGTATCCAGCTTAGTCGGTGGCAGCAATTTATATATAATT CAACGAAGCCACAGGCACACATGGTCCTTAATGAGAAAAGAATCAAGATCCTATTATATGCTGAAGCAGAAGACGATAACTCATTTTCAAATAGCTGGGCAGATTTTATTGCAACTCACCCTTTGGGCAGAATCTTCAGGGCAATTTCAGTCTTATTGCTCGTAAAACAATTAA gCGCACTTCTTGAACAAGTTAAACACGTCGCTCAAACTATAATACTTCGAAAGCTTCCTG GAAGTGAGAAAATATACGATATGAAAAAGGACCATCATTTAGTACTTGAGATTCTTAGATGCCTGAGCATGAGAATATCAGGTTTAAGTGAAGCAAGGATACATGAGTGTTCAGCTTACGACACAATGTTACAGGCAGCTAAGTCTGGAATTATTGAGATCATTAAATCAATGAGACATGCAAACCCTAATCTTCTATGGGCCATGGACAAAAACAGAAGAGACATATTTTCTCATGCGATTTTGAATCGTCAAGAGAAGGTGTATAGACTCATTCACGAAATTGGGGGGCGAAGAGAAATGTTTGCATCCCGTTTAGATGTGTTTAACAATAACTTGTTGCACTTGGCAGCCGAGTTAGGTCCTTCTTCTGACTTAGGCAGTAGGTCCAATGCTGCTCTGCAAATGCAAAGAGAACTCCATTGGTATATG GCGGTGGCGGAAATAGTGCCTCCCAAGTGCAAAGAAGCAAAAAATGCTGACGGTAAGAAGCCCCGTGAAGTatttaccaaaaatcatgaggatCTGTTGAAATCTGGAGAAAAATGGGCAAGAGATACGGCAGGTTCTTTCACACTTGTGGGCACTCTCATTATCACCATCATGTTTGCCGCAGCCTTCACTGTCCCGGGAGGAAATGACCAAAACAGCGGCATACCAATTTTCTTAAAAAAAcgcacttttatttttaatatcttcatTTTAGCTGATGCAGTATCTCTCATTACTTCCTCTTCTTCTGTCTTAATCTTTATTGGAATCCTTACATCGCGTTATGCCGAAAAAGATTTTCTCAGAAGCTTGCCCCTCAAGTTGCTGTTTGGCCTTATCACTCTCTTCTTTTCCGTTGCATCCATGATGATAGCTTTTGTTTCCGCACTTTCTATGATGCTCAAGGGATACCGTGGTGTTGTGATTGCAGCGATGTCACTTGCCATTATTCCAGTATTGGTTCTTATTCCTACATTGTTGACTCTCTCCTTAGAGATTTTGAAATCCACGTTGAAACCTAATTTGCTCACGgctatgaagaagaagaagaagagtccagcctaa